The nucleotide window TGTAACATGCTCTATTTACAAATAAATGCTagtaaaaaagtttttaaaaaagaaaaaaagggcTCTAactcatacaaaataattaatttagatAATTAGTCCAACTCCTTAATAAGGTGAAAGTTATTGTTGCCTTTGTAAATTGTCAAGCTTCCTGAATTGTAGTGatgtttattattcaatatttatAGTGTaggataacaaaataaatactaatgaTGTTAAAACTTAGCATAATATTTATTATGCATTGTATAACATAATATCTTAGACCATAAAGaagaatatatgatttttttatcacaTTCTATAGTAATACCGAGACTAAGGTGTTTATGTTATCGTGTTAATTTCGGGTCAGATATTTTAAGtccattaaaaatttaattttatatccatgttgatttttacataattcttaattcatttttaatgtAGGGTCAAATGGAATttcataacaaaaattattatcaaCAATATtctgttgggatgagttatcccacatcgataaattgaaaatggtatgcacgctttataagctattagagaccttcttcccatagtcatatggttttgggatggtaaaTATCTCCTTGACTTATGAAGtatgtgcacttgtgtcccccgttaatatgctggcattcacaataagtccagcctaatttaacatggtatcagagccaaaagTGTTTTCCGGGACCGGCAACACCAGTGGTTATCATCATCTACCTTAAACCTTACCTGTAACAATGGCAGAAACTAACCCAAACCAAATCATAACCATGGAACAAATGGAACACATGTTCAGATTGTTCCGTGTTCAGATTGTTCCAACAGATGCAAAAACCAAACACAAACCTTGAAACTATTTTCCCAGACTTAAAATTGgccaaaaaattaaactatcaAAATTACACAACTTGGTGTAAAATGATGCAAATAGCCTTAGAATGCAGGGGTCATCTCAGCCACATCATTGACGACCCTCCTAGCATCTTTGATCCAAATTACAAAACATGGAAGCAAACGGACTCAATAGTCCTATCATGGATAATCTCAAATATAGACACTGAACTCATAAATCAGTTTCTAGATTATACAATTGCAAAAGACTTATGGAAGGGGATCGAAGTCTTGCTGAGCAGTGGAAGGGACGAACTCCAGAGCCTTGATCTGAGTTCACAAGCAAATAACATGAAACAGAACCAAGATCCATTAGAGGTCTTTTATGAAAAATTGACTACAATTTGGAAGGAAATAGACCGACGACAACCAAACCCGATGATACATGCTGAAGATATCACaatttttaacactttcatCCAAAAACAACGTCTTTTTCAATTTCTGGCCGGATTAAATGAGACGTTTGATACAGAAAAAAGGGACTTACTGAACCTTGATCCTCTCCCAACCGTCAACATGGCATATGCTACAATCAGGCGAGAAGTTTCACGGCGTGGTATCATGATCCACGCTTCATCATTGGGAAAAAATCCCTCAGAAATTGGAAGTGGGTTGGCCGTCAAACATCACCGGTCAAATTCATCATTCCGGCGTGAAATGGAGGACAAGACTCACCTCAGGTGTAGTCACTGTGGAGGAAGCCGACACACAAAGGAGGGATGTTTTAAAATCACCAGCAGAACTGGCGGCAAGGCTAACATGGCTACCAGTGCTCCCCACATCTCCGATGAACCAACCCACAGAATGAAGGCCAGGGATGACAAAAATGGTGATACAGGTGAACAGCcagaagagaaagaaggagacggaccagaagagagagaaaagggGAAGGATTTAGGAAGAACCCAAAAACTCCCAAAGTCCACAACTCACTCTCCCTCCAGCTTATTTAAACAACCGGGAAACCCTAATTCCCAAAACACACCTAAGCCCATTTATACTCCCAAGCCCATTTATAAATCCATAAGGCCCAACACTCCATGTTACCCACATAAACTAGGCCTCCTATGTAAACCAAGTACTTCCTCACATTGGATATTTGATTGTGGGGCCACTAGGGATGTTAACGGGGCGGGGCGAGGCGGGTATTGGCGTTACCATCCCAatccccatctggtaaatcaatccccatccccatccccatccccgcggcgggtataatttttttccccgtccccgccccgattggtttgtacctaataccatccccatctgggtatccatccccgtctaatacccattttacccgccccaccacccttcaaatccccgcttaatacccatctttGTAGAAacaattacttttaaataatttgaacATTAATCTAAGTTTTCTTTTAAAGCTCTAAAATCTAAATGACATGTAACCGATTCTTTGAATTATtgctttttaacttttaatttaagaaaaaaaaaaactgaaaaagacaattaaaaaattaaaaaaagaaagaaaaggcaTAGACAATCAGAATGCACCCTTCCTTCCAACCTTCCCAGTTCCCACCACCACCACATCACCTCCCTCCGTCTACCTTCACACTTAAGAAATATCTCAATCTCACCAAGAAAATGTTTAAAACATTTAGAAGTTGGCTTGATAATCCATCTTAATAATCCATCAAACATTAGATCACATCAAACATAAAAACTGAAAAGATCTAAATAATCCATCTCAATGAAGTTGGCTTGataaaataaacaagaaaatcaaaaaatggaGAAAAGACAGAGACAATGAGTCGATGACAATCAAAAACTAAAAGAAACTTACCCAATGACGGGAGTGCTCTGGAGTTTTTCAAGATGACGAcagcaagattgaagaagatgggagtgtttcaagaagaagaagaagatgggagtACAGCAGTGAAGTGAAGACTGAAGATTCAGAAGAAGCAAATGATGGGTTGAGTTGACGGCCAGCATTGGACATTCCTATTGATGGTTTCAAAGGCCCAAagtatttagggttttgaaactttttttttaaaagaaatataaaccggggtttttaaagtttttttaaaaatttgaaaataattcaaggttttttagaaatttgaaaaataatttagggtattccaattctcaaattttgtacatttcgtgaggcggggcgggtatcacctaaaacccatccccatccccatccccgcggtgggtatgaattttatacccgtacccgccccatgacccatcaaacagggacccatccccgccccgcctgcatccctaggGGCCACCGATACAATGACTTTTGACCCATGGGATCTTTTATTCACTAAACCACAAACCCACACCCATATCCAAACAGCCAATGGGGAGTATGTGAGTGTTGATCAATCTGGGCTCGTTACTATTTCTCCGTCtctgaaaattaaaaatttcctTTTAATCCCTAGCCTATCTCATAAGTTATTATCAATTAGCCAACTTACTCGGGAATTAAATTGCACTGTGCTTATGTCTTCTTCTggttgtgttgtgcaggatgctcagacgggGAGGATTATTGGTCGTGGTACTGAACGAGATGGCTTGTACTATGTGGACGAGGCGATTCAAAAGGGTCACACTTTGCTTGCTCATGGGTTCCCTAATCATCAGTTATGGACCTGGCATCGACGTCTAGGTCATCCGTCATTGGGGTATCTGAAACGTCTTTTTCCGTCATTAGCTAAAAGTACTGTAGTTTTGGACTGTGAAGCATGTGTCCTTGCGAGAAGTCACAAACATTCTTATTCTCCTAGTTTTAATCATAGCAGTGAACCATTTGTTTTAatacattctgatgtttgggAACCTGCGCCTGAATTTAGAAAACACAGCTAttcatattttgtttcatttattgatgattgtactagAATGTGCTGGATATATTTcttgaaacacaaatctgaggttttcGATGTCTTTGTCAAATGCTATAATATGATTATCACACAGTTTCAAGCTAAGCCTAAAATACTTCGTTTTGATAATGGAGGGGAATACATGAACCAACATATGGAAAATTTCTTCACCACCCATGGTCTCCTTCACCAAACTTCTTGTCCCcacacaccccaacaaaatggcatagttgaaaggaaaaattgtACTCTCCTTGAATAAGTCGAGCCCTTATGTTTGAAGCCCATGTCCCACCTTATTTTTGGCCTGAAGCCATTGCCTCCGCTGCCTATCTCACCAACCGACTACCCTCCAAAATTCTTAATTTCAAAACTCCCCTGAAAGTCCTTCGTAATCACACCATTATTCCCTCTTTACACTCCTTACCACCTCGGGTCTTTGGATGTGTTGCATATGTCCATTTACCCAAACCTGCTCGAACCAAACTTGAACCCCGGGCTGTTAAATGTATATTTGTGGGCTATGGTACTAATAAAAAGGGATACCGCTGCTTTGATCCAAATCAGAATAAGATGTATACCACaatggattgtgacttctttgagCATTCCTATTTTTACTCCCAGCTTCGTCCTCAGGGGGAGACTACATGTGATGACTTGAGCTGGCTTATATACTCTATAACTGATGATTTGAAccccaaagagcaagtaggtaatccCACAGACATTGCTACAGAAAACATAGTTTTACTTTCTCCTCAGACCCTTACTACCTTGTCTGAAGCATCTCATGATCAAGAAGTTGCATGTGAGCCTCAAGAGGTATTAACTGAACCACCTGAACCTCAAACTAATGATGATATATCTGGTATTGTTGATTCATCCTGCAGATATCAATTACCTCCAAGGAGCAAAAGAGGTGTCCCTCCAAGAAGGTATGATCCAGAGTTCGAATCACAGAGATCTCGGTATCCTATTTACCGAGAGACGAGTAACTTGGCACAAACAGCTGTGGCATTCCAAAGTAGCCTATACTCAAGTTCCCTGCCTAAGAGTACTGAAGAAGCTCTCCGAAATCCAAGGTGGAAAGAGGCAATGATAGATGAGATCTCGGCTTTAAAGAAAAACAGCACATGGGAAAAGTGTATGCTACCCAAAGGAAAAAAACCAGTAGGCTGCAAATGGGTTTTTACAATAAAGTATCATGCAGATGGAACCATTGAGAGATACAAAGCTCGTCTTGTGGCAAAGGGATATACACAAACTTACGGGATTGATTACTCCGAAACCTTCTCTCCGGTTGCCAAAATAGATACCATCAGGGTCATATTTTCCATAGCTACAAATTAAGATTGGCCTCTCTACCAGTTCGATGTAAAGAACACCTTCCTACATGGCGAAATCGAAGAAGAAGTGTATATGCATGCTCCGCCAGGTTTTTCAGATGAGTTCGCTCTAGGAGAAGGATGTAGACTTAAAAAGGCgttgtatggcttgaaacagtctccaagagcttggtttgGTAAGTTCACCtcagcaatgaagaaatttgggtatGAACAAAGCCATTCTGACCATACTCTATTCCTAAAGAAGGGCGGTGGTCAGATCACATGTCTTAtcatttatgtagatgatatggtaATAACCGGGAACAATGAAAG belongs to Amaranthus tricolor cultivar Red isolate AtriRed21 chromosome 17, ASM2621246v1, whole genome shotgun sequence and includes:
- the LOC130803674 gene encoding uncharacterized protein LOC130803674 is translated as MMQIALECRGHLSHIIDDPPSIFDPNYKTWKQTDSIVLSWIISNIDTELINQFLDYTIAKDLWKGIEVLLSSGRDELQSLDLSSQANNMKQNQDPLEVFYEKLTTIWKEIDRRQPNPMIHAEDITIFNTFIQKQRLFQFLAGLNETFDTEKRDLLNLDPLPTVNMAYATIRREVSRRGIMIHASSLGKNPSEIGSGLAVKHHRSNSSFRREMEDKTHLRCSHCGGSRHTKEGCFKITSRTGGKANMATSAPHISDEPTHRMKARDDKNGDTGEQPEEKEGDGPEEREKGKDLGRTQKLPKSTTHSPSSLFKQPGNPNSQNTPKPIYTPKPIYKSIRPNTPCYPHKLGLLCKPSTSSHWIFDCGATRDVNGAGRGGYWRYHPNPHLDAQTGRIIGRGTERDGLYYVDEAIQKGHTLLAHGFPNHQLWTWHRRLGHPSLGYLKRLFPSLAKSTVVLDCEACVLARSHKHSYSPSFNHSSEPFVLIHSDVWEPAPEFRKHSYSYFVSFIDDCTRMCWIYFLKHKSEVFDVFVKCYNMIITQFQAKPKILRFDNGGEYMNQHMENFFTTHGLLHQTSCPHTPQQNGIVERKNCTLLE